The following proteins come from a genomic window of Microbacterium sp. SY138:
- a CDS encoding conjugal transfer protein TrbL, with the protein MSICDVPVISSVCDAVGESTASLIAAPFDWLGQAMAGAAAWLFEAVWWVFDTTTLVDVTSPEYIGVYNVLFGVAIFVMLVFFCLQLITGLIHRDPTALSRAALGLAKSVLGSFLVITLTALLLEVTDQLAVGIVQATGNTMEGMGTQIGLLATGLAGINIAAPGVGAILTIFLAGLAISAAAIVWFSLLIRKALLLVAIVFGPIALAGATWDATKGWFAKWAAFVIALIFSKLVLVVIFLVAIGQVSAPIEADLASISDPIAGVVLMFIAAFAPYITYKFLSFVGFDMYHAMSSEQEAKSALNRPVPVPSAPQGDTAKKVLDGGSNSGTSGSSAGGGGAAPKGAAGSTASAGTTGTAAGTTATSGGASAGAGAGAGAGAAGAGAAVGPVGAAVVVGGEVVKGAATAGPKAGSAVGGAAEGHAGAAAEQAATPPVPPATANPAPTAPPSVPSSGSAPRRAQPTPPPSTKPAKPGKE; encoded by the coding sequence GTGAGCATCTGCGATGTCCCGGTCATCTCCTCCGTCTGCGACGCGGTCGGGGAGAGCACCGCGTCGTTGATCGCGGCCCCGTTCGACTGGCTCGGCCAGGCGATGGCCGGCGCTGCCGCGTGGCTGTTCGAGGCGGTGTGGTGGGTCTTCGACACCACCACCCTCGTCGATGTCACCAGCCCGGAGTACATCGGTGTCTACAACGTCCTGTTTGGCGTGGCGATCTTCGTGATGCTCGTGTTCTTCTGCTTGCAACTCATCACCGGCCTCATCCACCGCGACCCCACCGCGCTCAGTCGTGCCGCCCTCGGCCTCGCCAAGAGCGTGCTCGGCAGCTTCCTGGTCATCACGCTCACCGCGCTGCTGCTGGAAGTGACCGACCAGCTCGCGGTCGGCATCGTGCAGGCCACCGGGAACACGATGGAAGGGATGGGGACCCAGATCGGGCTCCTCGCCACGGGACTTGCCGGGATCAACATCGCCGCACCCGGTGTCGGCGCGATCCTGACCATCTTCCTCGCCGGCCTCGCCATCAGTGCGGCTGCGATCGTGTGGTTCTCCCTGCTGATCCGCAAGGCGCTCCTGCTGGTCGCGATCGTGTTCGGACCCATCGCCCTCGCTGGAGCGACGTGGGATGCCACCAAGGGCTGGTTCGCCAAGTGGGCGGCATTCGTGATCGCCCTGATCTTCTCCAAGCTCGTCCTGGTGGTGATCTTCCTCGTCGCCATAGGCCAGGTGTCCGCCCCCATCGAGGCCGACCTCGCCTCGATCAGCGACCCGATCGCGGGGGTGGTGCTGATGTTCATCGCCGCGTTCGCCCCCTACATCACCTACAAGTTCCTGTCCTTCGTCGGCTTCGATATGTACCACGCCATGTCCAGCGAGCAGGAGGCGAAGTCGGCGCTGAACCGGCCCGTCCCCGTCCCGTCCGCCCCGCAGGGCGACACCGCCAAGAAAGTCCTCGACGGCGGCAGCAACTCCGGCACCAGCGGCAGCAGTGCCGGTGGCGGTGGGGCGGCTCCAAAGGGTGCCGCTGGCTCGACGGCCAGCGCGGGAACGACAGGGACCGCCGCAGGCACAACCGCCACATCCGGCGGGGCAAGCGCCGGAGCCGGCGCGGGTGCGGGGGCCGGTGCTGCGGGGGCTGGTGCGGCGGTCGGTCCGGTCGGTGCGGCCGTGGTCGTCGGGGGCGAAGTCGTCAAGGGCGCCGCGACGGCCGGGCCGAAGGCCGGGAGCGCAGTCGGCGGGGCCGCCGAGGGCCACGCCGGGGCAGCAGCGGAGCAGGCCGCCACGCCGCCGGTCCCGCCCGCCACCGCGAACCCCGCCCCGACCGCTCCGCCGTCCGTCCCGTCGTCGGGGTCGGCCCCGCGCCGCGCACAGCCGACCCCGCCGCCGTCGACCAAGCCTGCGAAACCCGGGAAGGAGTGA
- a CDS encoding RNA-binding S4 domain-containing protein, producing the protein MDAARVDSWLWAIRVYKTRSAATTACRAGHVRVNGDKVKAAQQVRIGDELRIRIAGFDRILIVRQLLVKRVGAPVAALAYEDRTPEREPQAALGLRDRGAGRPTKRERRDIDKLRGRNDESFH; encoded by the coding sequence ATGGATGCCGCCCGTGTCGACAGCTGGCTCTGGGCCATCCGCGTCTACAAGACGCGGTCGGCCGCGACGACCGCATGCCGAGCGGGGCATGTACGGGTGAACGGAGACAAGGTGAAGGCCGCGCAGCAGGTTCGCATCGGAGATGAGCTGCGCATACGCATTGCGGGATTCGATCGGATCCTCATCGTCCGTCAGCTGCTGGTCAAGCGCGTGGGGGCTCCGGTGGCCGCGCTCGCCTACGAGGATCGCACTCCCGAGCGCGAGCCCCAGGCAGCGCTGGGACTCCGCGACCGCGGGGCCGGACGCCCCACCAAGCGAGAACGTCGCGACATCGACAAACTGCGCGGGCGGAACGACGAGAGCTTTCACTGA
- a CDS encoding lysoplasmalogenase, with translation MQRRSPRHALMWAFLPFAVMSLLHVILLTIDNPLAAPTKLLLMPLLAVPVLVSARRLSPRITLLLLVAALSFSWLGDGAGTFFPQGPELPLMVTFFGIAHVAYIVLFARHLSVRRMPWWALVYAAWWVGMITTLGSHTGDLLIAVAAYGLVLGGTAAFSARCHPLIAVGGAFFLASDTILAFRLFLPDSLPSWSSPAVMLTYTIGQGLIVAGALVTLRKRST, from the coding sequence ATGCAACGTCGCTCCCCGCGCCACGCTCTCATGTGGGCCTTTCTCCCGTTCGCGGTGATGTCCCTCCTGCACGTCATCCTCCTGACCATCGACAATCCGCTCGCTGCGCCCACGAAGCTGCTGCTGATGCCGTTGCTGGCCGTTCCGGTGCTGGTCTCTGCGCGACGCCTCTCTCCGCGGATCACGCTCCTCCTCCTCGTCGCGGCATTGTCGTTCTCCTGGCTCGGCGACGGTGCCGGCACCTTCTTCCCCCAGGGCCCGGAGCTGCCTCTGATGGTGACCTTCTTCGGCATCGCCCACGTGGCATACATCGTGCTGTTCGCGCGCCACCTGTCCGTCCGGCGCATGCCCTGGTGGGCGCTGGTGTACGCCGCCTGGTGGGTGGGCATGATCACGACCCTGGGTTCGCACACGGGCGATCTGCTCATCGCCGTCGCCGCCTACGGGCTCGTGCTCGGCGGAACCGCGGCATTCTCAGCGCGCTGTCACCCCCTCATCGCGGTCGGCGGGGCCTTCTTCCTCGCCAGCGACACCATCCTCGCCTTCCGCCTGTTCCTCCCCGATTCGCTGCCGTCCTGGAGCAGCCCTGCAGTCATGCTCACCTATACGATCGGCCAAGGCCTGATCGTTGCCGGCGCCCTCGTGACGCTGCGGAAGAGGAGCACTTGA
- a CDS encoding type IV secretory system conjugative DNA transfer family protein produces MSTPKPAGSLGDELSNLGIGILISAAILAGILRAAGSVAAWITGTTQPAGGVETGLGVLLNPADPATALDAPGLSAVAYWITATVLILAASAAGWWVWRVVRDHGRQVKTDPYRIAGIATRTEVARAASEKALLRRAGHLRPSLDTPQPADVGYRIGTSRGHGVWASVEDSILLLGPPRSGKGAHIVINAILDAPGAVVTTSTRPDNLTATLRARQRTGGPVAVFDPQHLAEGVPAGLRWSPIRGCEDPLTAMIRATGLAAGTGLSAGGVEGGGFWEGKTRTALQALLHAAALDHRPPGELFRWTLDPSAAADAVAILTANPQAAVGWAESLQAMIDSDPRTRDSIWQGVSLALAALADPRVLDAVSPREGEDFDPEAFLRAKGTLYLLATGAGANNSAALVAAFVEDLVEAARRIAATSPGARLDPPLLLALDEVGNLAPLPSLPTLMAEGGGTGITTMPVLQSLAQAREKWSENAAGAIWDASIVKIILGGASNSKDLHDLTTLIGERDEVTDSTTIGDHGSRTAQRSIRRVPIMPPDAIRTLPFGTALVLLRSAPPIVTRLRTWSQRSDAARLRSDRTEVETLLQQRP; encoded by the coding sequence ATGAGCACCCCCAAACCTGCCGGGTCCCTCGGGGACGAGCTCAGCAACCTCGGCATCGGCATCCTCATCTCAGCTGCGATCCTCGCCGGTATCCTCCGCGCCGCCGGGTCCGTCGCCGCATGGATCACCGGCACCACCCAACCCGCCGGCGGTGTCGAGACCGGCCTGGGCGTGCTGCTGAACCCCGCCGACCCGGCCACCGCACTCGACGCCCCAGGGCTGAGCGCGGTCGCATACTGGATCACCGCGACCGTCCTCATCCTCGCCGCCAGCGCGGCCGGGTGGTGGGTGTGGCGGGTCGTGCGGGATCACGGCCGGCAGGTGAAGACCGACCCGTACCGGATCGCCGGGATCGCCACCCGCACCGAGGTCGCACGCGCCGCATCCGAGAAGGCACTGCTACGCCGCGCCGGGCACCTGCGCCCCTCCCTGGACACGCCGCAACCCGCAGACGTCGGCTACCGGATCGGCACCTCCCGCGGGCACGGGGTATGGGCCTCGGTAGAGGACTCGATCCTCCTGCTCGGCCCGCCCCGATCCGGCAAAGGCGCCCATATCGTCATCAACGCCATCCTCGACGCGCCCGGCGCGGTGGTGACTACCAGCACTCGCCCGGACAACCTCACCGCGACCCTCCGCGCCCGCCAACGCACGGGCGGGCCGGTGGCGGTGTTCGACCCGCAGCACCTCGCCGAAGGCGTCCCCGCCGGGCTGCGCTGGTCACCGATCCGCGGATGCGAGGACCCGCTGACGGCGATGATCCGCGCCACCGGGCTCGCCGCCGGCACCGGCCTATCTGCTGGTGGTGTCGAAGGCGGCGGATTCTGGGAAGGCAAGACCCGCACCGCCCTCCAAGCCCTCCTGCACGCCGCCGCCCTCGATCACCGTCCGCCGGGCGAGCTGTTCCGATGGACCCTCGACCCGTCCGCCGCCGCCGATGCGGTGGCGATCCTGACCGCGAACCCGCAGGCCGCTGTCGGGTGGGCGGAGTCGTTGCAGGCGATGATCGACTCCGACCCCCGCACCCGCGACTCCATCTGGCAAGGCGTCTCCCTCGCCCTGGCCGCCCTCGCCGACCCGCGCGTCCTCGACGCCGTATCCCCTCGCGAGGGCGAGGACTTCGACCCCGAAGCGTTCCTCCGCGCCAAAGGCACCCTCTACCTGCTCGCCACCGGCGCCGGAGCCAACAACAGCGCGGCGCTGGTCGCGGCGTTCGTGGAAGACCTCGTGGAAGCCGCCCGCCGCATCGCCGCCACCAGCCCCGGCGCCCGCCTCGACCCGCCCTTGCTGCTCGCGCTGGACGAGGTCGGCAACCTCGCCCCCTTGCCGTCGTTGCCGACGCTGATGGCCGAAGGCGGCGGCACCGGGATCACCACGATGCCAGTGCTCCAGTCGCTGGCCCAAGCGCGGGAGAAGTGGTCCGAGAACGCGGCCGGAGCGATCTGGGACGCTTCCATCGTCAAGATCATCCTCGGTGGCGCGTCGAACTCCAAAGACCTCCACGACCTGACCACGCTCATCGGGGAGCGTGACGAGGTGACCGACTCCACCACGATCGGCGACCACGGCTCCCGCACCGCGCAACGCTCCATCCGGCGGGTGCCGATCATGCCACCCGACGCGATCCGAACCCTCCCGTTCGGCACCGCCCTCGTCCTGCTCCGATCCGCCCCGCCCATCGTCACCAGGCTCCGCACCTGGAGCCAGCGGTCCGACGCGGCCAGGCTGCGCTCGGACCGGACAGAGGTCGAGACGCTGCTGCAACAGCGACCGTAG
- a CDS encoding DUF6112 family protein produces the protein MDVFPDFGGVGGAADLRAIVGALLMFVLVIAVLMLIVCAIVWAIASSSGNYQAATKARTGLFVSLGAAALAGAGVAWVNFLLDVGAEL, from the coding sequence ATGGATGTGTTCCCCGACTTCGGCGGCGTCGGCGGCGCCGCAGACCTGCGGGCGATCGTCGGCGCCCTGCTGATGTTCGTGCTCGTCATCGCGGTGCTCATGCTGATCGTCTGCGCCATCGTGTGGGCGATCGCCTCCAGCAGCGGCAACTACCAGGCCGCCACCAAAGCCCGTACCGGCCTGTTCGTCTCCCTCGGCGCCGCAGCCCTCGCCGGCGCCGGGGTCGCGTGGGTCAACTTTCTCCTCGATGTGGGCGCGGAACTATAG
- a CDS encoding single-stranded DNA-binding protein, whose translation MAIRTQESFSGFIASDPQLSRTNKGEARFYARVGQEHYRREPDGSFTELETTFHDLVAYRATAERAHDRFAKGDSFVAEGYTHPFEYERDAQTVQGEEFVAKKIGHDTARTSYDVDRSPRASRAAAGQEAPAPAASRATASYEEPRRPSPSTAPALGL comes from the coding sequence ATGGCGATCCGCACGCAGGAATCGTTCTCAGGGTTCATCGCCTCAGACCCACAGCTCAGCCGCACGAACAAGGGTGAGGCGAGGTTCTACGCCCGGGTCGGGCAGGAGCACTACCGGCGGGAGCCGGATGGGTCGTTCACCGAGCTGGAGACCACGTTTCACGACCTCGTGGCCTACCGGGCCACCGCCGAGCGTGCGCACGACCGGTTCGCGAAGGGCGACAGCTTCGTCGCCGAGGGCTACACGCACCCGTTCGAGTACGAGCGCGACGCGCAGACCGTTCAGGGTGAGGAGTTCGTCGCCAAGAAGATCGGTCACGACACCGCCCGCACCAGCTACGACGTCGACCGCAGTCCCCGCGCCAGCCGTGCCGCCGCGGGGCAGGAGGCTCCGGCTCCGGCCGCGTCTCGGGCAACCGCGAGCTATGAGGAGCCGCGCCGGCCGTCCCCGTCCACAGCGCCGGCACTCGGACTGTGA
- a CDS encoding GNAT family N-acetyltransferase, whose translation MVTITTEAATTARWDDVQHALTGGGDGASCQCIWPVLSNKDWNTTTTPQRIEMFRAEIDDGPPPGIIAYVDGEAAGWIRIGPRTRQARVPRTRIIAAASTEPFDDESVWAVTCFVVRREHRGAGLNLELLRAAVDYARGSGARLIEGYPVDTGGERKRTNDLFHGTLGTFLSAGFTEKTELKPGRALVTLDLTP comes from the coding sequence ATGGTGACGATCACGACCGAGGCGGCAACGACCGCTCGTTGGGATGACGTGCAGCACGCGCTCACCGGAGGCGGGGATGGAGCAAGCTGTCAGTGCATCTGGCCGGTGCTCAGCAACAAGGACTGGAACACGACAACGACTCCGCAACGCATCGAGATGTTCCGCGCCGAGATCGACGACGGCCCGCCGCCGGGAATCATCGCCTACGTCGACGGCGAGGCCGCAGGTTGGATCCGCATCGGTCCCCGCACCCGCCAGGCGCGTGTTCCCCGCACCCGCATCATCGCGGCGGCCAGCACCGAGCCGTTCGACGACGAATCAGTGTGGGCCGTGACGTGCTTCGTGGTGCGCCGAGAACACCGCGGTGCCGGGCTCAACCTCGAACTCCTGCGCGCGGCGGTGGATTATGCCCGCGGCTCCGGGGCCCGCCTGATCGAAGGGTATCCCGTGGACACCGGGGGCGAGAGGAAGCGCACCAACGACCTGTTCCACGGCACCCTGGGCACGTTCCTCTCCGCCGGGTTCACGGAGAAGACCGAGCTCAAACCTGGTCGCGCGCTGGTCACCCTCGATCTGACCCCATGA
- a CDS encoding DUF6112 family protein — protein MIDIDPNSSGLPGIEQLRIIVGAVMTVGLILSVLALIVSAIVWGFGANSSNPHLASRGKVGVLVSCGAAIICGAAVTLINFFWGVGQAV, from the coding sequence GTGATCGACATCGACCCCAACAGCTCGGGTCTTCCCGGTATCGAGCAACTGCGCATCATCGTCGGCGCGGTGATGACCGTGGGCCTGATCCTCTCCGTCCTCGCCCTGATCGTCTCGGCGATCGTGTGGGGCTTCGGCGCCAACTCCTCCAACCCGCACCTCGCCTCCCGCGGGAAGGTCGGCGTCCTCGTGTCGTGTGGGGCGGCGATCATCTGCGGCGCCGCGGTGACGCTCATCAACTTCTTCTGGGGCGTCGGGCAGGCCGTCTGA
- a CDS encoding ATP-binding protein, with amino-acid sequence MSGQEEGRLHTAVLVGPEGERRRHRKARRQAATRIETTARETQKAQAKARWQAEQAEKRATTYLPAAGEAGPAALRTPGRFRLPKHQDTSATLAGQYPFLAEGGLGSQGVFVGQDLYSGGSFVYDPWVLYQRGLITAPNLVLAGIVGSGKSSLAKSLYTRSLPFGRRVYVPGDPKGEHTAVAEAVGGRAIVLGHGLSNRLNPLDEGHRPSAVSDAEWAMQVASRRRDLIGALAETVLDRPLSPLEHTAIDLALRDAVRSAEVPILPMVVDRILAPNPADDEDGRLAEDGRLVGHALRRLVAGDLQGLFDGPSTVRFDPSLPMVSLDLSRVAENATLISVLMTCSSAWMESALSDPDGGQRWVIYDEAWRLMQYSALLRRMDAQWRLARHFGIANMLIFHKLTDLDNVGDQGSAMRALASSLLANAETRIIYRQEPDQLGATAHALGLTGTEQKLLPGLGTGQGLWRIKDRSFVVQHQLHPAELAAFDTTGRMTQKGRELRNLDGSSGISNDRQES; translated from the coding sequence GTGAGCGGGCAGGAGGAGGGCCGGCTGCATACGGCGGTGCTGGTCGGCCCGGAAGGCGAACGCCGCCGGCACCGCAAGGCCCGCAGGCAGGCCGCGACACGGATCGAGACCACCGCCCGCGAGACCCAGAAGGCGCAGGCGAAAGCCCGCTGGCAGGCCGAGCAGGCTGAGAAACGCGCCACCACCTACCTGCCCGCCGCCGGCGAGGCGGGACCGGCGGCGCTACGGACGCCGGGCCGGTTCCGGCTCCCCAAGCACCAAGACACGTCCGCGACCCTCGCCGGCCAGTACCCGTTCCTCGCCGAAGGCGGCCTCGGCAGCCAGGGGGTGTTCGTCGGCCAGGACCTCTACTCCGGCGGGTCGTTCGTGTACGACCCGTGGGTGCTCTACCAGCGCGGGCTGATCACCGCGCCCAACCTCGTCCTGGCCGGGATCGTCGGCTCGGGTAAGTCGTCGCTGGCGAAGTCCCTGTACACCCGCTCCCTCCCGTTCGGGCGCCGCGTGTATGTCCCCGGCGACCCGAAAGGCGAGCACACCGCCGTTGCCGAAGCGGTCGGCGGACGCGCGATCGTCCTCGGCCACGGCCTGTCGAACCGGCTCAACCCGCTCGATGAGGGCCACCGGCCTTCTGCTGTGTCGGACGCGGAGTGGGCGATGCAGGTCGCCTCCCGCCGCCGCGACCTGATCGGCGCTCTCGCGGAGACCGTGCTGGACCGGCCGCTGTCACCGTTGGAGCACACCGCGATCGACCTCGCCCTGAGGGACGCCGTGAGGTCGGCGGAGGTGCCGATCCTGCCGATGGTCGTCGACCGCATCCTGGCCCCCAACCCCGCAGACGACGAGGACGGGCGCCTCGCCGAAGACGGCCGCCTCGTCGGTCACGCGCTGCGCCGACTCGTCGCCGGGGACCTCCAAGGCCTCTTCGACGGGCCTTCGACGGTCCGGTTCGACCCGTCCCTGCCGATGGTGTCCCTGGACCTGTCGAGGGTGGCGGAGAACGCCACGCTCATTTCCGTGCTGATGACGTGTTCCTCGGCGTGGATGGAGTCGGCGCTGTCGGACCCGGACGGCGGCCAGCGGTGGGTGATCTACGACGAAGCCTGGCGACTCATGCAATACTCCGCCCTGCTGCGGCGCATGGATGCGCAGTGGCGGCTCGCGAGGCATTTCGGGATCGCGAACATGCTGATCTTCCACAAGCTCACCGACCTCGACAACGTCGGCGACCAAGGTTCCGCCATGCGCGCCCTCGCCTCGTCGCTGTTGGCGAACGCGGAGACCAGGATCATCTACCGGCAAGAGCCCGACCAGCTCGGCGCGACCGCCCATGCGCTCGGGCTGACCGGCACGGAGCAGAAGCTGCTCCCCGGGCTCGGCACGGGGCAGGGCCTGTGGCGGATTAAGGACAGGTCGTTCGTCGTGCAGCACCAGCTCCACCCCGCCGAGCTCGCCGCCTTCGACACCACTGGACGCATGACCCAAAAAGGCCGCGAGCTCAGGAATCTCGACGGTTCTTCGGGAATCTCGAACGATCGGCAGGAATCCTGA
- a CDS encoding SCO6880 family protein: MATTTHADYPLAPVQFSRLTRRGILLGLSLPQLIVLGIAILAVVASLYTAGGMGLAWTSPVWAGAALLAVIPAGGRKLIEWVPILARWTLRTYLGQLIHRRRIIKPRPAGTLALPGDAAALREWEDPETGAGMIHDPHAQTLTVILGVSHPAFVLLDPGEQQRRVSGWGRVLAAACRSGRIARIQVSERTLPDSGTGLAEWWRTHGTDDGSWASTTYAELIDRAGPAGERHATTISLALDMKAAARQIRTAGGGIRGAAAVLRQEMTTLTTVLRAAELTSTGWLTPGEVAVILRSAYDPAAAPALERHGTLGRDLATAGPVAVTETWERLRSDSAHHAVLWITEWPRSQVYPGFLAPLVLTGGILRTLALHYTPVRADQAARDLRKKKTELISDQAQRRKIGQIEDAGASAELDDVLQQEADLTAGHGVLRVTGLISISAPTVDELDAAVAAVEQSAIQASCETRRLVGQQAQAFAAAALPLCRNV; this comes from the coding sequence ATGGCCACCACGACACATGCCGATTACCCGCTCGCTCCGGTGCAGTTCTCCCGGCTCACCCGCCGCGGCATCTTGCTGGGCCTGTCGCTGCCGCAACTGATCGTCCTCGGCATCGCGATCCTCGCCGTCGTCGCCTCCCTCTACACGGCAGGCGGCATGGGTCTGGCCTGGACCTCCCCGGTCTGGGCGGGCGCTGCCCTGCTCGCGGTCATCCCCGCCGGCGGTCGGAAGCTGATCGAGTGGGTGCCGATCCTTGCCCGCTGGACGCTACGGACCTATCTCGGGCAACTCATCCACCGCCGCCGGATCATCAAGCCGCGCCCAGCCGGAACCCTCGCCCTGCCAGGGGATGCCGCGGCCCTGCGGGAGTGGGAGGACCCGGAGACCGGGGCGGGCATGATCCACGACCCCCACGCCCAGACGTTGACGGTCATCCTCGGCGTCTCCCATCCCGCGTTCGTGCTCCTGGACCCCGGCGAGCAGCAGCGCCGCGTGTCCGGGTGGGGGCGCGTGCTGGCCGCCGCGTGCCGGTCCGGACGGATCGCCCGGATTCAGGTGTCCGAGCGCACCCTGCCCGACTCCGGCACGGGGCTGGCGGAGTGGTGGCGCACGCACGGCACCGACGACGGCTCCTGGGCCTCCACCACCTACGCCGAGCTCATCGACCGGGCCGGTCCCGCCGGGGAACGTCACGCCACCACCATCAGCCTCGCCCTGGACATGAAAGCGGCCGCCCGGCAGATCAGGACCGCAGGCGGCGGGATACGCGGCGCCGCAGCGGTGCTGCGGCAGGAGATGACCACGCTCACGACGGTGCTGCGGGCCGCCGAGCTCACCTCGACCGGGTGGCTCACGCCGGGCGAGGTCGCCGTCATCCTCCGCTCCGCCTACGACCCGGCCGCCGCTCCCGCCCTGGAACGCCACGGGACCCTGGGCCGCGACCTCGCCACCGCCGGCCCGGTCGCGGTCACCGAGACCTGGGAACGGCTGCGGTCGGATTCCGCGCACCATGCGGTGCTGTGGATCACCGAATGGCCCCGCTCCCAGGTGTATCCGGGCTTCCTCGCCCCGCTCGTGCTCACCGGCGGCATCCTGCGCACCCTCGCCCTGCACTACACACCCGTCCGCGCCGACCAGGCCGCCCGCGACCTGCGGAAGAAGAAGACCGAACTCATCAGCGACCAAGCGCAGCGCCGCAAGATCGGGCAGATCGAAGACGCAGGCGCATCCGCCGAGCTGGACGACGTGCTCCAGCAGGAAGCCGACCTGACCGCCGGGCACGGCGTCCTGCGCGTCACCGGCCTCATCAGCATCTCCGCACCCACCGTCGATGAGCTCGACGCCGCAGTCGCCGCGGTCGAGCAGTCCGCGATCCAAGCGTCCTGCGAAACCCGCCGCCTCGTCGGCCAGCAAGCCCAAGCCTTCGCCGCCGCCGCGCTGCCGCTGTGCCGAAACGTCTGA
- a CDS encoding helix-turn-helix domain-containing protein, which yields MTSPPSDRGIGTFEPLWCPKEASEFLTVSQATLSRWRREKVGPPFVQVGGVYRYNPVTVRAWVREQETAHG from the coding sequence ATGACGAGCCCGCCCAGTGATCGCGGCATCGGCACGTTCGAGCCACTGTGGTGCCCCAAGGAGGCATCCGAGTTTCTGACCGTCTCCCAAGCCACACTGTCTCGGTGGCGGCGGGAGAAGGTCGGTCCGCCGTTCGTGCAGGTCGGCGGCGTCTACAGGTACAACCCCGTCACCGTCCGTGCCTGGGTGCGCGAGCAGGAGACCGCTCATGGCTGA
- a CDS encoding tyrosine-type recombinase/integrase: MADPRNRRMPPVGVGLTTDVERRSEGFRARVRWTDPSTKKRVGRVSHVRTMEEVEEFFDQMRKATETGTDSTVTLTAYAASIGDRWQRGLDPTSTAELYDTGLRLRVLPALGHVRVAKITAGMIDRTIDGWEAEHSASTIKNSIAPLVRVLDEAVRDDIISINPAKHRARRNLGKHVTHTTGALRQYALPDLATLRKLADACGQVHQSYSDHVMLAALLAARGSEVAGLRAGDVDWDNQIVWIRRQHYPGRGGLVIKQTKGRRDRPVPMLDALESVLERLTADKQPDDPLLRGPRGGVLTTATVRDATQWDDLVKRLGFGTLTRHGLRHTGATWMADAGIALHVLQEILGHQSIETTKGYLHPDHRHLAEAARQANQFLSVAPARKDASRRDGPRL; the protein is encoded by the coding sequence ATGGCTGACCCCCGCAACCGCCGAATGCCGCCGGTCGGCGTAGGTCTCACCACCGATGTCGAACGCCGCAGCGAGGGATTCCGCGCCCGAGTACGGTGGACCGACCCATCCACGAAGAAGCGCGTCGGCCGGGTCAGCCATGTTCGCACAATGGAGGAGGTCGAGGAGTTCTTCGACCAGATGCGCAAGGCCACCGAGACCGGCACCGACTCCACCGTCACCCTCACCGCCTACGCTGCATCAATCGGCGACCGCTGGCAGCGCGGTCTGGATCCCACATCCACCGCCGAGCTCTACGACACCGGGCTCCGGCTGCGGGTGCTGCCCGCGCTTGGACACGTGCGGGTCGCGAAGATCACCGCGGGGATGATCGACCGCACCATCGACGGCTGGGAGGCCGAGCACTCCGCGTCCACGATCAAGAACTCCATCGCCCCGCTGGTGCGCGTCCTGGACGAAGCCGTCCGCGACGACATCATCTCGATCAACCCCGCCAAGCACCGCGCCCGCCGCAACCTCGGCAAGCACGTCACCCACACCACCGGGGCACTGCGCCAATACGCACTCCCGGACCTCGCCACGCTGCGCAAACTCGCCGACGCCTGCGGGCAGGTGCACCAGTCATACTCCGATCACGTCATGCTCGCCGCGCTCCTCGCTGCCCGCGGCTCCGAGGTCGCCGGCCTCCGGGCGGGAGACGTGGACTGGGACAACCAGATCGTGTGGATCAGACGACAGCACTACCCCGGCCGAGGCGGCCTCGTCATCAAGCAGACCAAAGGCCGCCGAGACCGCCCAGTGCCTATGCTCGACGCCCTCGAATCCGTCCTGGAACGTCTCACCGCCGACAAACAGCCCGACGACCCGCTCCTGCGTGGACCCCGCGGCGGTGTTCTGACCACCGCGACCGTGCGTGACGCAACCCAGTGGGACGACCTCGTGAAGCGCCTCGGGTTCGGCACTCTCACCCGTCACGGGCTGCGGCACACCGGGGCGACCTGGATGGCCGACGCCGGCATCGCCCTGCACGTGCTCCAGGAGATCCTCGGGCACCAGTCGATCGAGACCACCAAGGGCTACCTCCACCCCGACCACCGGCACCTCGCCGAAGCCGCCAGGCAGGCCAACCAGTTCCTCTCCGTAGCCCCCGCGAGGAAGGACGCCAGCCGCCGCGACGGACCCCGTCTATGA